From Carassius auratus strain Wakin unplaced genomic scaffold, ASM336829v1 scaf_tig00215410, whole genome shotgun sequence, one genomic window encodes:
- the LOC113094578 gene encoding cytosolic phospholipase A2 zeta-like, translating into MLKKEVKPYWNLSVKILHAKLHQSYDYLSSSDCYVILNLPTASARTNRTKTISNTEKPEWNEVFTFRVHSNIKNILEILIYDEDPLMRDDQIATILFDINNLTPGKKETKCFIINEKTKDELWVEFEMTKSSETPSPCFSNGVLVAGPFCELNVDIDKLLKKTEATQNIFFKLKGAYKEDFMISNSEESSSFLKTLRYYINRDLETELNLTSETVVSPEIVGTVVVDAAVSDPVDTGLTSIPLKPLPAKQQITVSLPLGENKVDLQLNTDDRSDEELDVRLEFDIPVEEKKFLVKRKKVVSQALKAALNLSSAPDPSKVPVVAVVCSGGGSRALTGTYGSLKGLQKIQLLDAVSYITGVSGATWALGSLYGDPNWSKGGIDKSMESVKKELSKKALSMFSSEQLQEYKQKMEEREKEGLLVSLIDMWGLALEYLFQGKKHMGTLSEMQRTVSEGQNPLPIFTAVNLKNGKTENITDAEWCEFTPYEVGFPKYGAFIPAQNFGSEYYLGHMVKKLPETGLSFLVGMWSSIFSINLTEIWSIATGVAPSWMPWVGGGVSNTETDSKPTALGTYLISPVTDFAKVLCDFMTIRPIVSQVYNFLRGFNLHNSYNENTGFIAWKDTHPDAFPNTMTPADPVLSLVDAGFAVNAGFPPVVRSHRHVDVILSLNYSWEPDQFKVIKQTQEYCADRKIPFPKIDFKKVESESLKEVYVFEDKENPDVPIVLHFPLVNVSFKQFKSPGVKREGEKEWKEGAVDVEFNSNTSPYLTHKLTYTPEDFQRLINLTSYNIQNNKDVILNALNKTFNRNRQRQTGDDSHAKKKAAAVRKTSSVATPIPRPQKTRKTEAR; encoded by the exons ATGCTTAAG AAAGAAGTCAAGCCCTACTGGAATTTGTCAGTCAAAATCTTACATGCGAAGCTCCATCAGTCCTATGACTACT TGTCTTCATCTGACTGCTATGTCATCTTAAACTTACCCACGGCATCGGCTCGTACAAATCGCACAAAGACCATCTCAAACACCGAGAAACCTGAATGGAATGAAGTTTTCACTTTCAGGGTGCACAGCAACATCAAG AACATTCTAGAGATCTTGATCTATGATGAGGATCCATTAATGAGAGACGACCAAATTGCCACAATCCTATTTGACATCAATAACCTCACACCTGGGAAAAAGGAGACCAAAtgctttataataaatgaaaag ACCAAGGATGAACTGTGGGTAGAGTTTGAGATGACTAAGAG CTCTGAGACACCAAGCCCATGTTTCTCTAATGGAGTTTTGGTG GCAGGTCCTTTCTGTGAGCTGAATGTGGATATAGACAAGCTTCTAAAGAAGACTGAAG CAACACAGAACATTTTTTTCAAACTGAAAGGGGCATACAAAGAGGATTTCATGATCTCAAATTCTGAGGAAAGCTCCAGCTTCCTGAAAACGTTACGTTACTACATCAACCGAGACCTGGAAACTGAACTCAATCTGACCTCCGAGACTGTTGTCAGCCCAGAAATT GTTGGGACAGTAGTAGTGGATGCTGCTGTTTCAGACCCTGTAGACACTGGATTGACTTCTATCCCTTTAAAACCATTACCAGCCAAACAACAGATTACTGTCTCTTTGCCTCTGGGGGAG aATAAAGTTGATCTGCAACTGAATACGGACGATCG CTCTGATGAAGAGCTGGATGTGCGTCTGGAGTTTGACATCccagtggaagaaaaaaaatttcTGGTGAAGAGAAAAAAAGTCGTGTCACAGGCTCTAAAGGCAGCTCTGAATCTCAGCTCTGCACCTGACCCCAGCAAG GTCCCAGTGGTGGCTGTGGTGTGTTCCGGAGGTGGGAGCAGAGCATTAACAGGCACATATGGTAGCCTGAAGGGTCTGCAGAAGATCCAGCTTCTTGATGCAGTCAGCTACATCACAGGGGTTTCAGGTGCCACTTG GGCTCTAGGCTCTCTTTATGGAGACCCTAACTGGTCAAAGGGTGGCATTGATAAGTCTATGGAGTCTGTAAAGAAGGAGCTATCTAAAAAGGCGCTCAGTATGTTTTCCTCAGAGCAGCTACAGGAATACAAACAGAAGATGGAAGAGCGAGAGAAAGAAGGACTCCTTGTGTCTCTCATCGACATGTGGGGTCTGGCTTTAGAGTACCTTTTCCAagggaag AAACACATGGGTACTCTATCTGAAATGCAGAGGACAGTGTCTGAAGGCCAGAACCCTCTACCCATATTCACAGCTGTTAACCTGAAGAATggcaaaacagaaaatataacagATGCTG AATGGTGTGAATTCACCCCATATGAGGTTGGATTTCCCAAATATGGTGCCTTTATACCTGCGCAGAACTTTGGGAGTGAATATTACCTTGGTCATATGGTCAAGAAACTCCCTGAAACTGGGTTGTCTTTTCTTGTGG gaATGTGGAGCAGCATTTTCTCTATAAATCTGACAGAAATCTGGAGTATTGCTACAGGAGTCGCCCCTTCTTGGATGCCTTGGGTTGGAGGAGGAGTGAGTAACACAG AGACTGATAGTAAACCAACAGCACTTGGCACATACCTGATCAGCCCTGTGACTGACTTTGCTAAAGTGCTGTGTGACTTTATGACCATCCGCCCCATTGTCAGCCAGGTTTACAACTTCCTGAGAGGCTTCAACCTGCACAACAGCTACAATGAGAACACGGGCTTCATCGCATGGAAAG ACACACACCCAGATGCCTTTCCTAACACCATGACTCCAGCTGATCCTGTGCTGAGTTTAGTAGATGCTGGGTTTGCTGTAAATGCAGGATTCCCCCCTGTGGTGCGCTCTCACAGACATGTGGATGTTATTCTGTCTCTAAACTACTCCTGGGAACCAGATCAGTTTAAG GTGATTAAGCAAACTCAGGAGTACTGCGCTGATCGCAAGATTCCATTTCCGAAAATCGATTTCAAAAAGGTGGAGTCAGAGTCACTGAAGGAAGTTTATGTGTTTGAGGATAAAGAGAATCCAGATGTTCCCATAGTGCTTCACTTTCCCTTGGTCAATGTCTCATTCAAGCAGTTCAAGTCTCCTG GAgtgaagagagagggagagaaggagTGGAAGGAGGGAGCGGTTGATGTTGAATTTAACAGTAACACTTCCCCATATCTCACTCACAAACTGACCTACACCCCGGAGGACTTCCAGAGGCTCATCAACCTCACTTCCTACAACATCCAAAACAACAAAGATGTCATTTTGAATgcactaaacaaaacatttaaccGAAACAGACAAAGGCAGACAGGTGATGATAGCCACGCCAAAAAGAAGGCGGCGGCGGTAAGAAAGACCAGTTCAGTGGCAACACCAATTCCAAGACCACAAAAAACACGAAAGACTGAAGCACGGTGA
- the LOC113094579 gene encoding ventral anterior homeobox 1-like: MEVRYSQDSESGMLLKNGLKEGKEGKDSQGNISKTFLKDQQESFSPSGPVQNCEKSRTSSADPDYCRRILVRDAKGSIREIILPKGLDLDRPKRTRTSFTAEQLYRLEMEFQRCQYVVGRERTELARQLNLSETQVKVWFQNRRTKQKKDQGKDSELRSVVSETAATCSVLRLLEQGRLLTPPGLPGLLPHCGSSSLTSALRGSSLGITANGGSSSSSSSSAASSGTAGGSPPLPTVTSSGTVTGLQGSPPAHGLFNFPMPSLLGSVTSRITSTPLGMAGSLAGNLQELSARYLSSSAFEPYLRTNGKEVLDKKVLE; encoded by the exons ATGGAAGTCCGCTACAGCCAAGACTCAGAGTCCGGAATGTTGTTGAAGAATGGACTAAAAGAGGGGAAAGAGGGAAAGGATTCCCAGGGGAACATTTCAAAAACGTTCCTGAAGGACCAGCAGGAGTCCTTTTCTCCATCCGGACCGGTGCAAAACTGCGAAAAGAGCCGGACAAGCTCAGCAGATCCTGATTACTGCCGGAGGATTCTAGTTCGGG ATGCCAAAGGTTCAATTCGAGAGATTATTCTCCCCAAGGGTTTGGATCTAGATCGACCAAAGCGTACTAGGACCTCGTTCACAGCAGAACAGCTGTACAGACTGGAGATGGAGTTTCAGCGGTGCCAGTATGTTGTGGGACGAGAACGAACCGAACTTGCCCGACAACTTAACCTGTCTGAAACTCAG GTAAAGGTGTGGTTTCAGAATCGTCGCACTAAGCAGAAGAAGGATCAGGGCAAGGATTCAGAGCTGCGCTCCGTGGTCTCTGAGACAGCTGCCACCTGCAGCGTCCTGCGTCTCCTGGAGCAGGGCCGGCTCCTCACTCCCCCAGGCCTGCCAGGGTTGCTTCCCCACTGCGGGAGCTCGTCGCTCACTTCAGCCCTTCGTGGGTCATCTCTGGGCATCACCGCTAATGGAGGCTCCTccagcagcagtagcagcagtgCCGCCAGCTCAGGCACAGCCGGGGGGAGTCCGCCGCTGCCGACGGTGACCAGTTCCGGGACAGTCACGGGGCTTCAGGGATCTCCACCTGCACATGGGCTGTTTAACTTCCCTATGCCATCTCTGCTTGGGTCAGTCACCTCACGCATCACCTCCACCCCACTTGGCATGGCTGGATCCCTCGCAGGGAACTTGCAGGAACTTTCTGCCCGCTACCTGAGCTCGTCCGCATTTGAACCCTATTTGCGGACCAATGGCAAAGAAGTGTTAGACAAGAAAGTCTTGGAATGA